A window of the Tunturibacter empetritectus genome harbors these coding sequences:
- a CDS encoding tetratricopeptide repeat protein — MIKPKQHHLRKFLSPAIPLAALLAAILFCAAPAFAVSKDMVQLQTQIQELQDAVARLQQSNDERMGAMKDLIQQSADSINKMGANVDVMRKQLQTQQEAQGGKVDQVSGQIQSLNDSVDEIKARIATLQKLMQDVQNQQQSMSAGMPQPTGSPAPPPSNPAPLTTPSPASTLPANPASGPNGKRVKPSANVPQATDSPGPAVPPADELYKTALGDYMAAKYPLASSEFGDVVKYYPDNPLSGNSFYYQAEINYRDGHYPAAIKAYDAVLEQYPDSNKVPASHLHKGIALFNLKENEAGTRELRTLIQRFPNSPESMQARSKLSGMGIPVTPKR; from the coding sequence ATGATCAAACCAAAGCAGCACCATCTCCGTAAGTTCCTCTCCCCGGCAATCCCATTAGCCGCTCTCCTCGCGGCCATCCTATTCTGTGCAGCCCCAGCCTTCGCTGTCAGCAAGGACATGGTGCAGCTTCAAACCCAGATCCAGGAGCTGCAGGACGCCGTAGCTCGCCTTCAGCAGTCTAACGACGAGCGCATGGGCGCCATGAAAGACCTCATCCAACAAAGTGCCGACTCCATCAACAAGATGGGCGCAAACGTCGACGTCATGCGCAAGCAGCTACAGACCCAGCAGGAGGCGCAGGGCGGGAAGGTCGACCAGGTCTCCGGTCAGATTCAGTCCCTCAACGACTCCGTCGACGAGATCAAGGCCCGCATCGCAACCCTCCAGAAGCTCATGCAGGACGTTCAAAACCAGCAGCAATCAATGAGCGCCGGCATGCCCCAGCCGACTGGCTCCCCGGCCCCGCCGCCCTCAAACCCAGCTCCGCTCACAACGCCCAGCCCGGCCTCCACCCTCCCGGCCAACCCTGCCTCCGGTCCCAACGGGAAAAGAGTCAAACCGTCAGCAAACGTCCCACAGGCAACCGACAGCCCCGGCCCCGCCGTACCACCCGCCGACGAACTCTACAAGACCGCCCTCGGCGACTACATGGCCGCCAAATATCCCCTCGCCTCCTCCGAGTTCGGCGACGTCGTCAAGTACTACCCCGACAATCCCCTCTCAGGAAATTCCTTCTACTACCAGGCGGAGATCAACTATCGCGACGGCCACTACCCCGCTGCCATCAAGGCCTATGATGCCGTCCTCGAGCAGTATCCCGACAGCAACAAGGTCCCCGCCTCTCACCTTCACAAGGGCATCGCCCTCTTCAACCTCAAGGAGAACGAAGCCGGTACCCGCGAGCTCCGCACCCTCATCCAGCGCTTCCCCAACTCGCCCGAGTCCATGCAGGCCCGCAGCAAACTCAGCGGAATGGGCATCCCCGTCACACCGAAACGCTAG
- a CDS encoding OmpA family protein: MNAMQIGIRKTLVIAATLISIGAVTGCHKKASGIDPNALGPAPAPPAAAPTATITADPLAIDLGQSVILNWRTQNAATVSIDSIGDVATNGTQTVSPSTSTNFHLTAKGDGGTTEANVRVTVRVPVAPAAPPADTDMGSEAAFHQNVQDVFFDYDSYDLRPDAVAATTRAAAYLTVHPAIKVVIGGYCDDRGSAEYNLALGENRANAARTALVNSGVPASRLRVISYGKEKQFCTEENESCWQQNRRAQFSLDR, translated from the coding sequence ATGAACGCGATGCAAATAGGAATTCGCAAGACCTTGGTGATTGCAGCAACTCTCATCTCCATAGGCGCCGTCACCGGCTGCCACAAGAAAGCCAGCGGGATCGACCCCAACGCGCTCGGGCCCGCGCCTGCTCCTCCCGCTGCCGCGCCCACCGCCACCATCACCGCCGATCCCCTCGCCATCGACCTTGGTCAATCTGTCATCCTCAACTGGCGCACCCAGAACGCCGCCACGGTCTCTATCGATAGCATCGGCGACGTCGCCACTAACGGCACCCAGACCGTCTCCCCATCCACCTCCACCAACTTCCATCTCACTGCTAAAGGTGACGGTGGCACCACCGAAGCTAACGTCCGCGTAACCGTTCGTGTCCCCGTAGCGCCTGCTGCTCCTCCGGCAGATACCGACATGGGCAGCGAAGCAGCCTTCCACCAGAACGTTCAGGATGTCTTCTTCGACTACGACAGCTACGATCTTCGTCCCGACGCAGTTGCAGCGACAACCCGGGCAGCCGCTTACCTCACAGTTCATCCCGCTATTAAGGTCGTCATTGGGGGATACTGCGACGATCGCGGCTCTGCAGAGTACAACCTCGCCTTAGGCGAGAACCGCGCCAACGCCGCACGCACCGCTTTGGTGAACTCCGGTGTGCCGGCCAGCCGCCTCCGCGTCATCAGTTACGGAAAAGAAAAGCAGTTCTGCACCGAAGAAAACGAAAGCTGCTGGCAGCAAAACCGCCGCGCTCAGTTCTCCCTCGACCGCTAA
- a CDS encoding translocation protein TolB — MHRQKRTPFLRHAYLCRLGVLLLLLVGASALQAQEGFKTETSSGVSNIRIAVADFKPASADPQTSAFKHTFDSTLFADLSNAGIFDIVSKSLLPQSTPGAPAEMSIQQWANAPTSAAMVAFGNFSVQGNRIICNGFLFDAKNIQYPQVLAKQYNEDASDDAARQIAHRFADEIIFRLSGGSQGIAESKIFYVKLTGADKEIWQMDYDGANQHPLTHLGTISISPRISPDNSRLAFSSLGRDGFQIRMFSLVLNRMVNFSSAGGTNLSPAWSPNGKDIAFSSSRSGDPEIWISDTNGGSSRRVTSFRGPDVSPVFNPRSGSQIAWISGRTNLPQLYVMDTDGSNVQRMTDGGYATSPSWSPNGQFLTFAWDRKYGPGAPGGQDIYVMEIATKRWIQLTHDGGRCDFPSWSPDGRHIVYANSPDGRATHMKIMTMLADGTQKHELTGAGADMPNWSWK, encoded by the coding sequence ATGCATAGACAGAAACGTACGCCGTTCCTCCGGCACGCCTACCTTTGTCGTCTTGGAGTTCTTCTCCTTCTTCTCGTTGGCGCCTCCGCTCTGCAGGCGCAGGAAGGCTTCAAGACTGAAACCTCCAGCGGAGTCTCCAACATCCGCATCGCCGTCGCAGACTTCAAACCTGCCTCAGCAGATCCGCAAACCTCTGCCTTCAAGCACACCTTCGATTCAACCCTCTTCGCCGATCTCTCGAACGCAGGCATCTTCGACATCGTCTCCAAGAGTCTCCTCCCCCAATCCACCCCCGGCGCGCCCGCCGAGATGAGTATTCAGCAGTGGGCCAACGCCCCGACCTCCGCCGCCATGGTGGCCTTTGGCAACTTCAGCGTTCAAGGCAACAGAATCATCTGCAACGGCTTCCTCTTCGACGCCAAAAATATCCAGTACCCTCAGGTGCTCGCCAAGCAGTACAACGAGGACGCCAGCGACGACGCAGCCCGGCAGATCGCGCATCGCTTCGCCGACGAGATCATCTTCCGTCTCAGCGGAGGCAGCCAGGGTATCGCCGAATCAAAGATCTTCTACGTCAAGCTCACCGGCGCCGACAAAGAGATCTGGCAGATGGACTACGACGGAGCCAACCAGCACCCTCTCACTCACCTCGGCACCATCTCGATCTCCCCACGCATCTCGCCCGACAACTCCCGCCTGGCCTTCTCTTCCCTCGGTCGCGACGGCTTTCAGATCCGCATGTTCTCCCTCGTCCTTAACCGTATGGTGAACTTCTCCTCAGCCGGCGGCACCAACCTCTCCCCGGCATGGTCCCCCAACGGCAAGGACATCGCCTTCTCATCCTCCCGCAGCGGCGACCCCGAGATCTGGATCTCCGACACCAACGGAGGTTCCTCCCGCCGCGTCACCAGCTTCCGCGGCCCCGACGTCTCACCCGTCTTCAACCCACGCTCCGGCTCTCAGATCGCCTGGATCAGCGGACGCACCAATCTCCCCCAGCTCTACGTCATGGACACCGACGGATCCAACGTCCAGCGTATGACCGACGGCGGATATGCCACTTCGCCTTCATGGTCGCCTAACGGACAGTTCCTCACCTTCGCATGGGATCGCAAATACGGCCCCGGCGCACCTGGTGGACAGGATATCTACGTCATGGAGATCGCCACCAAACGCTGGATTCAACTCACCCACGATGGCGGTCGTTGCGACTTCCCTTCGTGGTCCCCGGACGGCCGCCACATCGTCTACGCCAACTCCCCCGACGGCAGAGCCACCCATATGAAGATCATGACCATGCTGGCCGACGGCACGCAAAAGCATGAGCTCACCGGCGCCGGCGCAGATATGCCCAACTGGAGTTGGAAGTAA
- a CDS encoding energy transducer TonB family protein → MLHGLIAAVILGWAFIFHTRGHDWGENASNAGAIQATMVSSLPLPPTQRTLDTGVLTSEAPSPAPVITKERTEPPPTLNEVAIPEKITKPIKEAEKPTPAPPKHIQPVTPPPTKAVTGETAGVRIAQSTLEVKNGTASVSVEDRTFGQRFAYYVNIVNSKVAQNWYTAEADPRTSIGKSTTIIFDINREGVPSNARIETPSGSPSLDLSAMRAVQRVDGFGPLPQGDHITVEYTFHLHPQ, encoded by the coding sequence GTGCTGCACGGACTCATCGCTGCCGTCATACTGGGCTGGGCCTTCATCTTCCACACCCGAGGCCACGACTGGGGCGAGAACGCCTCAAATGCAGGAGCCATCCAGGCCACCATGGTCTCCTCGCTCCCGCTCCCTCCCACACAACGCACCCTCGATACCGGCGTCCTCACCTCGGAGGCCCCAAGCCCCGCCCCCGTCATTACCAAAGAGAGAACCGAACCGCCCCCGACTCTCAACGAAGTCGCAATCCCGGAGAAGATCACCAAGCCCATCAAAGAGGCTGAAAAACCCACGCCCGCGCCGCCAAAACACATCCAGCCCGTCACCCCTCCACCCACCAAAGCAGTCACCGGCGAGACCGCAGGTGTCCGCATCGCGCAATCGACGCTGGAGGTAAAAAACGGCACCGCCAGTGTCTCGGTCGAAGACCGCACCTTCGGCCAGCGCTTCGCCTACTACGTCAACATCGTCAACAGCAAAGTCGCACAGAACTGGTACACCGCAGAGGCCGACCCGCGCACCTCCATCGGCAAAAGCACAACCATCATCTTCGATATTAATCGCGAAGGCGTCCCCTCCAACGCCCGCATCGAGACGCCCAGCGGCTCCCCCTCGCTCGACCTCTCCGCCATGCGAGCCGTTCAGCGTGTCGACGGCTTCGGTCCCCTGCCGCAAGGCGATCACATCACCGTCGAATACACCTTCCACCTTCATCCCCAGTAA
- a CDS encoding ExbD/TolR family protein — protein MAFSAKGRTQTALAEINITPLVDVVLVLLLIFMLTAPVLQSGVEVAIPKTRSVNQLTEERMVVTIDREQNVFLQDKPVNVNQLPTLLRSTGKADPSKRIIYLRADERVPFGAFASVMDAVKQAGITNISIVTQPIQK, from the coding sequence ATGGCCTTCTCTGCAAAAGGACGCACCCAGACCGCGCTCGCTGAGATCAACATCACGCCGCTGGTCGACGTCGTTCTTGTGCTCCTGCTCATCTTCATGCTTACCGCGCCGGTTCTCCAGTCCGGTGTCGAGGTCGCGATCCCCAAGACGCGCTCCGTCAATCAACTCACCGAAGAGCGGATGGTCGTCACCATCGACCGCGAGCAGAACGTCTTCCTGCAGGACAAGCCCGTCAACGTCAACCAGCTCCCCACCCTGCTCAGATCCACCGGCAAAGCCGACCCCTCCAAGCGCATCATCTACTTGCGAGCCGACGAACGCGTGCCCTTCGGCGCCTTCGCCTCCGTCATGGATGCGGTCAAGCAGGCCGGCATCACAAACATCAGCATCGTCACCCAGCCGATCCAGAAGTGA
- a CDS encoding MotA/TolQ/ExbB proton channel family protein, with protein MVWTLSLALYFFQEDPSAAAPPAASNTSALVEMIHNSGPVAFAVLIILLIASIFSWAIMFSKWSSFSRAHTQSQRFVRAFRKSTRLSEIAAVADQFKPSPLVAVFTEIHDEYQRQNGGRGLPRNPVALERAAQTASSEALTSMESRMTWLATIAATAPFIGLFGTVMGIIDAFHGLGTAGAATLRAVAPGISEALITTAAGLVVAIPAVVGYNQLTARLREFGARMDDFGRELLNAIENAAMITPSQPQPPQPQPEEIRRRTF; from the coding sequence ATGGTCTGGACCCTTTCGTTAGCTCTTTACTTTTTCCAGGAAGATCCCTCAGCCGCCGCACCCCCCGCGGCCTCCAACACCAGCGCCTTGGTAGAGATGATCCACAACAGCGGCCCTGTCGCCTTCGCCGTCCTGATCATCCTGCTTATCGCCAGCATCTTCTCCTGGGCCATCATGTTTTCCAAGTGGTCCAGCTTCAGCAGAGCCCACACCCAGAGCCAGCGCTTCGTCCGCGCGTTTCGCAAATCGACTCGCCTCAGCGAAATCGCCGCTGTAGCCGACCAGTTCAAGCCCAGCCCACTCGTCGCCGTCTTCACCGAGATTCACGACGAGTACCAGCGCCAGAACGGCGGGCGCGGCCTCCCCCGCAACCCCGTCGCACTCGAACGCGCAGCCCAGACCGCCTCGAGCGAAGCCCTTACGTCAATGGAGAGCCGTATGACCTGGCTCGCCACCATCGCCGCCACCGCTCCCTTCATCGGCCTCTTCGGCACCGTCATGGGCATCATCGACGCCTTCCACGGCCTCGGCACCGCAGGCGCCGCAACCCTCCGCGCCGTTGCTCCCGGTATCTCGGAGGCCCTCATCACCACCGCCGCCGGCCTCGTCGTCGCCATCCCCGCCGTCGTTGGCTACAACCAGCTCACCGCACGTCTCCGCGAGTTCGGCGCACGCATGGACGACTTCGGTCGCGAGCTCCTCAACGCCATCGAAAACGCAGCTATGATCACTCCCAGCCAGCCCCAACCGCCCCAGCCGCAGCCCGAAGAGATCCGCCGGAGGACCTTCTAG